The sequence GATCCTGTGCTCGGGGATTCCAAGGTTTATCACTGCAACTCCCCTACTTCCGTCTTCATAAGCCATCCAGTTCTGAACGGCAAAGTTATCGTACTTCTCAACCCAATCGGAGTCATCAACGTCCAAGTCAACCTCACACACTCCTCCCGGAATCTCTGCATAGGCTTTTCCTTCGATGTCCGTTGGGAATAGAACTATTAAATCCGTGTGAGGCTGGTTGAAGTAAACCTTGGCCCTGAAGTCTATTCTCGGAATTCCCTTAGTGAGCTGAACCTCAAATGAAAGCCTCAGGAGGGTTTCTCCTCTCCATTCAGCTTTAATTGTGTACCTCAAAACTTCTCTAAACTCCGACTTCTCGGCCCTCGCATCTACAACTTCAAACCCTATCTCGTTCATATCCCTCAAATACTCAGGCTTTGAAATCGCTTCGCTAACCCTCGTTCTGTAGTTTTTCCCTGGAACTCTGGAGTAATACAGGTTACCGCAATCCGAGACAATTTCAATATCGTTGCCATCCTTGATCACAAGCTCCCCGTCCATGAATACCTCAAGGGTTCCCCTCTCGGTTAGCCTCACTCTGAAAAACTCGTTCTCTATTTCGAGTTCCCCTTTCTTCACTTTCTCTTCTTTTTCTCCCTCTGTAACTATGTACCCCAAAGGGGGAAGCTCCGCACTTACAACCTTTCCATCAGCAACCTCAATTACCTCCCTCCTCTTCCAGGGTAGAGGATTGAAAAGCAGGAACTTCTCTTTGTTTCCACTGAAGAAGCCCAGCGATGAGTTAAGAACTTCCAGGGCTATTTCCTCGGCTTCTCTGAACCGCTCTTCAGCCTCTTTATAAATCTCATCTATTCCGCATCCGCATATCGTGTCATGAAAAGAATTCATCAGCAAGAGCTTCCAAGCCTTTTCAAGCTTCTCCTCCTCGCTTTTTCCACCTTTGAGTGACACGAAGGTATTTAAAGCTTCAACGCTTTGAAGAAGGAACTCCAGCTTTCTGAATTTAACCTTGATGTTCATTCTCGAACTTCTGCATCCTGGCAGAACGGGATGGTATCTTCCAAATACCATCTCATCCCTCACAACCGGAACTTCACAGTTCTTGACCTCCTCAAAGTACTCTCCAGGTGTAGCAACCCTTATGTCATAACCGCTCAGCTCTCTCGCCCTTTTAACAATCTTGGAAAGGATTGGATTCGGTGGTGCAAAATCAGAACCTGCTAGTAACATTATGCAGTCATTTAGGGCGTAGGGTTTGGCTTTCTCAATCATCTCAAGGAGGATTTTTGCCCCAAGCTCGACGTCATCGTGAGGAAGCCAAAGGGGATCATAACCAAAGAGCATGTAGTGGACGAAGATTCTGCTCCCATCTAAGCCTTCCCAGATGAAGTTCATCGTTTTTTCTCCTCTGTATCCCCTCTTGAATGTATAAAACTCAAAACCGGCCTTTTTAAAAATCTGAGGAATTTGAGAGTGATGACCAAAACAGTCTATCATCCATCCGACTTTAACTTCCTTTCCGCTCAACCCCTCCATTACGGGCTTTGCATAGAGTATTTCCCTTATCTGAGTCTCCAGCCCGGGGATCAGATTGTCGGGCATCAGGTAAATCCCGCCAACAAGCTCAATTCTACCTTCTCTTATCCTCTCCAAGAGTTCATTCCAGAGCTCTGGTTTTCTTTCCTTAAACAGCTCTAAGAGAAACAGCTGGTCGAAGAGATACTTGAATTCCCCGTCTTTGCGCATTATTTCAAGAACTTTTTCCATGTTGCTGAGGGTTAATTCTGCAAACTCTTCCTTTGTCCGTACCCATTCCAAGTCGTAGTGGAAGTGTGGAACGACAAACACCTTCATGTATGCCACCTTGCCATACGTTTTTAACTCCTGAAATAAACTTTTCCCTCGGTGATATGAAATGAACGTCAAGGAAGAGTGGGAGAAGGCCTTAGCGGAGAAGGACTGTGAGAAACTGCTCGAGCTCTTTGACGATTACATTGACATCATCGAGGACGAGGAGACCCTCAGGAAGGAGCTGAAAAGGCTTGGAGAGGTGGCAGTTCAGTGCGACGACCCCTACGACCTGCTCCACGAGATTGGGCACGTTTACGCTCACCTCGATGATGCCGAGGCTGGGATCGAGCTCTACAAAAAGGTGGTAGAGAGGAAAAAGGACGACCCAGAGGAGTACGCGACGGCGCTCTACTACTTAGCCGACGCCTACGAGAACTTCGGTATGCCAAAGAATGCAATAGAGACATACGAAAGGCTCCTTAAACTGGAGGAGGAAGTCCTGAAGAGCGAGAGGGAGATAGCACTAACATTGGCCAACCTCGCGATAAACTACGACGATCTCGGCGAGACCGAGAAGGCCATCGAACTCATGGAGCGCGCGAGGGAGATTTTTGAGAAGCTCAACGATGAAAAGAACCACATGATAAGCCTCATAGACCTCGCCCACTTCCACTACGAGCTTGGGGACTACGACACCGCGGAGGCCCTTATCAAGAAAGTCCTCCGGAACCCGCGCGACGATGAGATTGAGATAAACGCCAAGCTGGTCGAGGCCGAAATCCACGCCGGCAGGGAGGACTATGATAAGGCCTTCAAGGCCCTCCGTGATGCCCTGCTTAAGGCCATCAACGTGAACGACGACGTGTTTGGACTCGTCTTCGATACGCTGGTTGACTTCATCGAGGGTCTCTTTAACGAGAACGCTTACGAGACGATAGCAAAGAACATGGAGGGCTTCGCCGAGCTGTTTGAGGACGATACAAGGCATTTCTTCAGGGCGATAGCCGAGCTGGCGCGCTGGAGGGCTGGAGACGACGCGGCGAAGAAGCGCTTCGATGAGCTTTATGCAAAGGTAGGAAACGAGGAGCTTCGCTCGATACTCGACGAGTGGAAGAGGCCTAAGCTTAGCCTGAGCTTGGGACTTTGACTCACTTTTTAATTCTCTTTTGGGAATCTGGAAGAAAAAGTGAACCGGAATTAATGTCAAAAGGAGGGCAAAGCCCTCAAATCCTCGAAACGGTCTCAACCTCAGCGCTCTCGACGTTTTCGACCTTCCTGAAGGCCTCAAGAACCTGCTCGAGGTCGTAGCCCTCCTCGTCCTTAGCGAGGACGTAGAACTTGAGGGCGACGAGGCCGAAGGCTATGGGCTCGCGCTCGACCTTGGCGAGGCCGAACTTCTCAGGAAGAGCCTCCTTGAGTTTTGCCTCGAGCTCGTCGAGGTTGACGTC is a genomic window of Thermococcus guaymasensis DSM 11113 containing:
- a CDS encoding glycoside hydrolase family 38 N-terminal domain-containing protein; amino-acid sequence: MKVFVVPHFHYDLEWVRTKEEFAELTLSNMEKVLEIMRKDGEFKYLFDQLFLLELFKERKPELWNELLERIREGRIELVGGIYLMPDNLIPGLETQIREILYAKPVMEGLSGKEVKVGWMIDCFGHHSQIPQIFKKAGFEFYTFKRGYRGEKTMNFIWEGLDGSRIFVHYMLFGYDPLWLPHDDVELGAKILLEMIEKAKPYALNDCIMLLAGSDFAPPNPILSKIVKRARELSGYDIRVATPGEYFEEVKNCEVPVVRDEMVFGRYHPVLPGCRSSRMNIKVKFRKLEFLLQSVEALNTFVSLKGGKSEEEKLEKAWKLLLMNSFHDTICGCGIDEIYKEAEERFREAEEIALEVLNSSLGFFSGNKEKFLLFNPLPWKRREVIEVADGKVVSAELPPLGYIVTEGEKEEKVKKGELEIENEFFRVRLTERGTLEVFMDGELVIKDGNDIEIVSDCGNLYYSRVPGKNYRTRVSEAISKPEYLRDMNEIGFEVVDARAEKSEFREVLRYTIKAEWRGETLLRLSFEVQLTKGIPRIDFRAKVYFNQPHTDLIVLFPTDIEGKAYAEIPGGVCEVDLDVDDSDWVEKYDNFAVQNWMAYEDGSRGVAVINLGIPEHRIEEGIIKMTLLRSVDLVSWRRYTPNALMIGEHEFRYALVPYKGSWKENDIPKLAYSHNAPVFVQHGVGELPERDWALELDDNLVMTAFRKSKEGIVLRFFETLGKETKSTMKRNFDYTGVYKVNLLERPLEEWNFEVKPFEITTLKFDVQN
- a CDS encoding tetratricopeptide repeat protein, yielding MNVKEEWEKALAEKDCEKLLELFDDYIDIIEDEETLRKELKRLGEVAVQCDDPYDLLHEIGHVYAHLDDAEAGIELYKKVVERKKDDPEEYATALYYLADAYENFGMPKNAIETYERLLKLEEEVLKSEREIALTLANLAINYDDLGETEKAIELMERAREIFEKLNDEKNHMISLIDLAHFHYELGDYDTAEALIKKVLRNPRDDEIEINAKLVEAEIHAGREDYDKAFKALRDALLKAINVNDDVFGLVFDTLVDFIEGLFNENAYETIAKNMEGFAELFEDDTRHFFRAIAELARWRAGDDAAKKRFDELYAKVGNEELRSILDEWKRPKLSLSLGL
- a CDS encoding elongation factor 1-beta; translated protein: MSDYNMVAVVKIMPTDPDVNLDELEAKLKEALPEKFGLAKVEREPIAFGLVALKFYVLAKDEEGYDLEQVLEAFRKVENVESAEVETVSRI